A window of Streptomyces armeniacus contains these coding sequences:
- a CDS encoding replication-relaxation family protein, whose protein sequence is MVHEHRVLTTPQIGRIAFGASRTAQNRLRALHRMAVLDSFRPLVQTGSAPEHYTLGPAGAALLAAHAGVETAALGWRPTHTGRIAYSPWLGHDLGVNDLLTRLTARGRDAPHAGLPLWLSENSCARRWGDIVRPDAYAHWSDHGALLPFFLEYDTGSQPLARVDAKLPAYAAFTAATHARPALLIHTRTASREAALRRRLTETARQLALPVATASADFTTTSPWGNWWTPLTTTTPRLTLAELAAHWPDLSPAPGLEPTDADTPLTLPVPPLAPPAQGRV, encoded by the coding sequence ATGGTCCACGAGCACCGTGTCCTGACCACCCCTCAGATCGGCCGCATCGCGTTCGGGGCGTCCCGCACCGCGCAAAACCGCCTGCGCGCTCTGCACCGCATGGCCGTCCTCGACTCCTTCCGCCCGCTCGTCCAGACCGGCTCCGCACCGGAGCACTACACGCTGGGGCCGGCCGGCGCAGCCCTGCTCGCCGCCCACGCCGGAGTGGAGACCGCAGCGCTGGGCTGGCGCCCCACCCACACCGGACGCATTGCCTACTCCCCCTGGCTCGGCCACGACCTCGGCGTCAACGACCTCCTCACCCGCCTCACCGCACGGGGCCGCGACGCCCCGCACGCCGGACTGCCGTTGTGGCTCTCCGAGAACTCCTGCGCCCGACGCTGGGGCGACATCGTCCGGCCCGACGCCTACGCCCACTGGAGCGACCACGGCGCGCTGCTCCCGTTCTTCCTCGAGTACGACACCGGCAGCCAACCCCTCGCCCGCGTCGACGCGAAACTGCCCGCCTACGCCGCCTTCACCGCCGCCACCCACGCCCGCCCCGCACTCCTCATCCACACCCGTACCGCCTCCCGCGAAGCCGCCCTACGGCGTCGCCTCACAGAGACCGCGCGCCAACTCGCCCTGCCCGTGGCGACCGCCTCGGCCGACTTCACCACCACCAGCCCATGGGGCAACTGGTGGACCCCGCTGACCACCACCACACCCCGACTCACCCTGGCCGAACTCGCCGCCCACTGGCCCGACCTGAGCCCCGCCCCTGGGCTGGAACCCACCGACGCCGACACCCCGCTCACGCTCCCCGTGCCCCCGCTCGCACCACCCGCACAGGGACGGGTGTGA
- a CDS encoding NlpC/P60 family protein, with translation MSTFARIGTGLGCSLVALTLLSAVLATGLPPDLTSTAGGTEAPSRHARKDIPGPYLALYRRAEPECPGLSWTVLAAIGKVETDHGRHPTMRSPAGALGPMQFLPSTFREYAHPVPPGGKKPATPWDPVDAVFAAARLLCANGAKHGKNLERAIWHYNHADWYVRKVLRIADSYTTTQPASGAAETALAFARSQLGTRYVWGGNGAKDGGFDCSGLTKAAYQAAGINLPRTAEAQYDATVEVPRGQPLKPGDLLFYGRPGNLHHVGLYAGKGRMIHAPRPGTRIRYEAHRYRGHDFYAATRPTARSHR, from the coding sequence GTGAGCACGTTCGCCAGGATCGGCACCGGCCTCGGCTGCTCGCTCGTCGCGCTCACCCTCTTGTCCGCCGTGCTCGCCACCGGCCTGCCGCCCGACCTCACCTCCACCGCAGGCGGTACGGAAGCGCCCAGCCGCCACGCCCGCAAGGACATCCCCGGCCCCTACCTCGCGCTCTACCGACGCGCCGAACCCGAGTGCCCCGGCCTGTCCTGGACGGTCCTGGCCGCCATCGGAAAGGTCGAGACCGACCACGGCCGACACCCCACCATGCGCTCCCCGGCAGGCGCACTCGGACCGATGCAGTTCCTCCCGTCCACCTTCCGCGAGTACGCCCACCCCGTCCCGCCCGGCGGCAAAAAACCCGCCACTCCCTGGGACCCCGTCGACGCGGTGTTCGCCGCCGCACGGCTGCTGTGCGCGAACGGCGCGAAGCACGGAAAGAACCTCGAACGCGCCATCTGGCACTACAACCACGCCGACTGGTACGTCCGCAAAGTCCTGCGCATCGCCGACTCCTACACCACTACCCAACCCGCCTCCGGCGCGGCCGAGACCGCCCTCGCCTTCGCCCGCTCCCAACTCGGCACCCGCTACGTATGGGGCGGCAACGGCGCGAAGGACGGCGGCTTCGACTGCTCGGGCCTGACCAAGGCCGCCTACCAGGCAGCCGGAATCAATCTCCCGCGGACCGCGGAAGCGCAGTACGACGCCACGGTCGAAGTCCCGCGCGGGCAGCCCCTCAAGCCCGGCGACCTCCTCTTCTACGGCCGCCCCGGCAACCTCCACCACGTCGGCCTCTACGCCGGGAAGGGCCGGATGATCCACGCACCCCGCCCCGGCACCCGCATCCGCTACGAGGCCCACCGCTACCGGGGCCACGACTTCTA